One window from the genome of Prochlorococcus marinus XMU1411 encodes:
- a CDS encoding cryptochrome/photolyase family protein, protein MNKPRILFWHRKDLRIFDNQGLIKAFSLSNAITSTYIFDKNYPHDFNASSRAWFLGNSLQELGNNWEKMGSRLIMEEGDPVLIIPQLAKKIDAKFVFWNRSIEPYEINRDLKIKKNLEEQNIQVIETWDHLLVEPLKIFSGNNKPYSVYGPFYKNLKSNMNLLGPYYQDKVVFQFKDIDNKLKQNKTINSSDSVLEKFIKNIKFPGSNICPCKPGENAAETLLENFINEKKIYSYNSARDFPSHNGTSFLSASLRFGTISIRKIWNATLNLNSDFANQGNYLSIETWQKELVWREFYQHCLFHFPELEKGPYRKKWDDFPWQNNNEWFQHWSNGETGVPIIDAAMRQLNSTGWMHNRCRMIVASFLVKDLICNWQMGEKKFMETLVDGDLAANNGGWQWSASSGMDPKPLRIFNPYTQAKKFDPICEYIKYWIPELSKVSNSELLNGEISNLEKNNYSSPIVNHNIQQRLFKSLYAEI, encoded by the coding sequence ATGAATAAACCTAGAATACTTTTTTGGCATAGAAAGGATTTAAGAATATTTGACAATCAAGGTTTAATCAAAGCATTTTCATTATCAAATGCTATTACTTCAACTTACATATTTGATAAAAATTACCCACACGATTTCAATGCCAGTTCAAGAGCTTGGTTTCTAGGAAATTCGCTTCAAGAATTAGGAAATAATTGGGAAAAAATGGGTAGTAGATTAATCATGGAAGAAGGAGATCCAGTATTAATAATTCCTCAATTAGCAAAGAAAATAGATGCGAAATTTGTTTTTTGGAATAGATCAATTGAACCTTATGAGATTAATCGTGATTTAAAAATAAAAAAAAATTTAGAAGAACAAAATATTCAAGTTATTGAGACTTGGGATCACTTATTAGTAGAACCTTTAAAAATATTTTCCGGAAACAATAAACCTTATTCAGTTTATGGGCCTTTTTATAAAAACCTTAAATCAAACATGAATTTATTAGGTCCATATTACCAAGATAAAGTTGTTTTCCAGTTTAAAGATATAGATAATAAACTCAAACAAAATAAGACAATAAATTCATCTGATTCGGTTCTAGAGAAATTTATCAAAAATATCAAATTCCCTGGTTCGAATATTTGTCCATGTAAACCTGGAGAGAATGCTGCAGAAACATTATTAGAAAACTTCATTAACGAAAAAAAAATATATTCTTATAATTCTGCACGAGATTTTCCTTCCCATAATGGGACATCTTTTCTAAGTGCATCTCTCAGATTCGGCACCATTAGCATTAGAAAAATTTGGAACGCCACATTAAATTTAAATTCAGATTTTGCAAATCAAGGAAATTATCTATCAATTGAAACTTGGCAAAAAGAACTTGTTTGGCGTGAATTTTATCAACATTGCTTATTCCATTTCCCAGAGCTAGAGAAAGGTCCATATAGAAAAAAATGGGATGACTTTCCATGGCAAAACAATAATGAATGGTTTCAGCATTGGAGCAACGGAGAGACTGGAGTACCTATAATTGATGCTGCAATGCGTCAACTAAATAGTACTGGCTGGATGCATAACAGATGTAGGATGATAGTGGCTTCATTTCTGGTAAAAGATCTTATATGCAATTGGCAAATGGGCGAGAAAAAATTTATGGAGACTTTGGTTGATGGAGACTTAGCTGCAAATAATGGGGGATGGCAGTGGAGCGCCAGTAGCGGTATGGATCCAAAACCACTTAGAATATTTAATCCATATACTCAAGCAAAAAAATTTGATCCTATTTGCGAATATATAAAATATTGGATTCCTGAATTATCTAAAGTATCAAATTCAGAATTATTAAATGGGGAGATATCTAATTTAGAAAAAAATAATTATTCAAGCCCAATTGTCAATCACAACATACAACAAAGATTATTTAAATCACTTTATGCTGAAATTTGA
- a CDS encoding thioredoxin family protein, with product MVKTNSMVLELGFQLPNFEMLNANSSENEYFNSHNLDNRHLLLMFICAHCPFVKYIENQICTLSKEIENTVQTVAISSNDIVTHPSDSPKNLRLQAQTQGWSFPYLYDENQNFAKKLKAACTPDFYLFSNEGDGDFLLYYHGQLDDSRPGNNIPLSGKDLRSAVKDLNQDNSYPSNQMPSLGCNIKWTPGKEPSWFK from the coding sequence ATGGTAAAAACAAATTCTATGGTTTTGGAGTTGGGTTTTCAATTACCGAATTTCGAAATGTTAAATGCTAATTCTTCAGAAAATGAATATTTTAATTCTCATAATCTAGATAATCGGCATTTACTTTTAATGTTTATTTGTGCCCATTGCCCATTTGTTAAATATATTGAGAATCAAATTTGCACCTTAAGTAAAGAAATTGAAAATACAGTTCAAACAGTTGCAATTTCTAGTAATGATATTGTTACTCATCCTTCAGATTCTCCTAAAAATTTGAGATTACAAGCACAAACGCAGGGATGGAGTTTTCCTTATCTATATGATGAAAATCAAAATTTTGCTAAGAAATTAAAAGCGGCTTGCACCCCAGATTTTTATCTTTTTTCAAATGAAGGAGATGGTGATTTTTTATTGTATTATCATGGCCAATTAGACGATAGTAGACCAGGTAATAATATCCCTCTATCTGGAAAAGATTTGCGCTCTGCTGTAAAAGATTTGAATCAAGATAATTCTTATCCTTCAAATCAGATGCCTTCTTTAGGTTGCAATATAAAATGGACTCCTGGTAAAGAACCAAGTTGGTTTAAATGA
- a CDS encoding TM0106 family RecB-like putative nuclease has protein sequence MNSLHLKSFTRCKRKAWLDFKGKKSSEVWSPHKAIDKINQFKIFSEFCNSEIYTGLKACENGYQGVIGLKIKGNLFQNINAEIRPQLLVKTKGKSKWGQYKYLPAVYKLGRKTTKEHLFDLAFSSMLLESFQESKIEKGLVISSFNKKVNVEEIYLNKKLRKKVLNVLLTLNECLEGFMPEITQDRKKCTICSWQKFCDKEAKENGYLTDIDGIGSKTASLLITNGISDTKTLASYSEKQLGEKLSKFNDQKYEKASLFVKQAQAYISGEPYRISNKNDNKDLLEKTYSGFYIFDIESNPDDKHDFLYGFLKINNLFTKKEDLLYEPILDLKNNKGESYRKIIEILCSQKEWPILHYGETEKIAIINITKNLNFSFEEIDSLSSRFIDLHTLIRKSWILPLKNYGLKTVSSWLGFEWMQKNVSGSKALYWWIQYQITENEIFLKKIIQYNKDDCLATLQIAKYLIKNQLKKN, from the coding sequence TTGAATTCTCTTCATTTAAAAAGTTTTACAAGATGCAAAAGAAAAGCATGGCTAGATTTTAAGGGTAAAAAATCTTCTGAAGTTTGGTCTCCCCATAAAGCTATAGATAAAATTAATCAGTTTAAAATTTTCTCTGAATTTTGTAATAGTGAAATATATACAGGATTAAAAGCCTGTGAAAATGGTTATCAAGGAGTAATTGGATTAAAAATAAAAGGAAATCTTTTCCAAAATATTAACGCAGAGATACGTCCACAATTACTTGTAAAGACTAAAGGTAAAAGTAAATGGGGGCAATATAAATATTTACCTGCTGTTTATAAATTAGGCCGCAAAACCACAAAAGAACATTTATTCGACTTAGCTTTTAGTTCTATGCTGTTGGAATCTTTTCAAGAATCTAAAATTGAGAAAGGATTAGTAATTTCAAGTTTTAATAAAAAAGTTAATGTTGAAGAAATTTATTTAAATAAAAAATTAAGAAAAAAAGTTTTGAATGTTTTATTAACTTTGAATGAATGCTTGGAAGGGTTTATGCCAGAAATAACTCAAGATAGAAAAAAATGTACTATTTGTTCATGGCAAAAATTTTGTGACAAAGAAGCTAAAGAAAATGGATATCTAACAGATATAGATGGAATAGGATCCAAAACGGCATCATTACTCATAACAAATGGAATATCTGATACAAAAACATTAGCTTCGTATAGCGAAAAACAACTTGGAGAAAAATTATCTAAATTCAACGATCAAAAGTATGAAAAAGCGTCCTTATTTGTAAAGCAAGCACAAGCTTATATTTCTGGGGAACCATATCGCATTTCCAATAAAAATGATAATAAAGATCTACTAGAAAAAACATATTCAGGATTTTATATATTTGATATTGAGTCAAATCCAGATGATAAGCATGACTTTTTATATGGTTTTTTAAAAATAAATAATTTGTTTACAAAAAAAGAAGATCTTCTTTATGAACCAATTTTGGATCTCAAAAACAATAAAGGAGAATCTTACAGGAAAATTATTGAAATACTTTGTTCACAGAAGGAATGGCCAATTTTACATTACGGAGAAACTGAAAAGATAGCAATAATTAATATTACTAAAAACCTAAATTTTAGTTTTGAAGAAATTGATTCACTTTCCTCAAGATTTATTGACTTACATACATTAATAAGAAAGTCTTGGATATTACCACTAAAAAACTATGGCTTAAAAACTGTTTCTAGTTGGCTTGGATTTGAATGGATGCAGAAAAATGTAAGTGGATCGAAAGCCCTTTATTGGTGGATTCAATATCAAATTACAGAAAACGAAATATTTTTAAAAAAAATTATCCAATATAACAAAGATGATTGTTTGGCTACTCTACAAATTGCAAAATATTTAATCAAAAATCAATTAAAGAAAAATTGA
- the hisB gene encoding imidazoleglycerol-phosphate dehydratase HisB, protein MSSLRQSEIKRKTNETDISVFINLDGNGISEIDTGIPFLDHMLHQISSHGLFDLKIKAIGDTHIDDHHTNEDVGIALGKAFSKALGERKGISRFGHFFAPLDEALVQVTLDCSGRPHLSYDLQLKAPRIGNYDTELVREFFIAFVNNSGITLHINQIRGSNSHHIVEACFKAFSRAMRMATEIDPRRSDSIPSSKGMLEKQ, encoded by the coding sequence ATGTCATCTCTAAGGCAATCTGAAATAAAAAGAAAAACGAATGAAACAGATATTTCTGTATTTATAAACTTAGATGGAAATGGAATTTCTGAGATTGATACTGGGATACCATTCTTAGATCATATGCTTCATCAAATATCCAGTCATGGTTTGTTCGATTTAAAAATAAAAGCAATTGGAGATACCCATATTGATGATCATCATACAAATGAAGATGTAGGAATCGCATTAGGCAAAGCATTTTCGAAAGCCTTGGGAGAAAGAAAAGGAATAAGCAGATTTGGACATTTCTTTGCCCCATTAGATGAAGCATTAGTTCAAGTCACTTTAGACTGCTCTGGTAGACCGCATCTATCTTATGATCTTCAATTAAAAGCCCCTAGAATAGGAAATTATGATACTGAACTAGTAAGAGAGTTTTTTATTGCCTTTGTAAATAACAGCGGTATTACTCTGCATATTAATCAAATACGAGGAAGTAATTCACATCACATAGTTGAAGCGTGCTTTAAAGCTTTTTCAAGAGCAATGAGAATGGCTACCGAGATAGATCCAAGAAGATCTGATTCAATTCCAAGCAGTAAAGGAATGTTAGAAAAACAATAA
- the rdgB gene encoding RdgB/HAM1 family non-canonical purine NTP pyrophosphatase: protein MKNLFLASKNKGKIEEYKKLLAGVNCKLLLQQESLEVEEDGLTFRDNAIKKASEVSRKTNNFSIADDSGICIEALGGKPGIYSSRYAENDQKRIERVLRELDGVQNRSAFFIANICVCSPNGEVIIESEAKCHGNIILNPRGKSGFGYDPIFEEISTRLTFAEMNNDIKDSCSHRGKALKKIIPDLIEIFS from the coding sequence ATGAAAAATTTATTTTTAGCGAGTAAGAATAAAGGTAAAATTGAAGAATATAAAAAATTGCTTGCTGGAGTTAATTGTAAATTGTTACTCCAGCAAGAATCATTAGAAGTTGAAGAGGATGGACTGACATTTAGAGATAATGCAATTAAAAAAGCAAGTGAAGTTTCGAGAAAAACGAATAATTTTTCAATAGCAGATGATTCAGGAATTTGTATTGAAGCATTAGGTGGTAAGCCTGGCATTTACTCATCTAGATATGCAGAAAATGATCAGAAGAGAATTGAAAGAGTTTTGAGAGAACTTGATGGAGTTCAAAATAGAAGTGCCTTCTTTATTGCTAATATTTGTGTTTGTTCCCCAAATGGTGAAGTGATTATTGAATCTGAGGCCAAATGTCATGGCAATATTATTTTAAACCCCAGAGGAAAAAGTGGTTTTGGGTATGACCCAATTTTTGAGGAGATTTCTACGAGATTAACTTTCGCAGAAATGAATAATGATATTAAAGACTCTTGTAGTCATAGAGGTAAAGCATTAAAAAAAATTATTCCAGATTTAATTGAAATTTTTTCCTAA
- a CDS encoding phosphoglucomutase/phosphomannomutase family protein yields the protein MTADKLDKVKFGTDGWRGIIGFDFNLSNLSRVVVAASQELHYQYYKEVNSKKIIIGYDRRFMACEFAKQIVPFVRGCGLEPILSDSFVTTPSCSFYAKEVGCLGALVITASHNPYNWLGLKIKSFNGCSVDEYFTSEVEKRLMLGNLIEKIDGVNQLVDIKKFHLDRIKSLFDIDFISNRLKKMKLRIFVDSMHGSAANCMDEIFASNDLEVISEIRKDADPFFGGKPPEPLLNYADDLKQTLMKNSTNEVKTLGIIFDGDGDRIAAIDEKGRYCSTQDLLPYFISYLGEIKNNSYPVLKTVSGSDIIKNISESQNRDVFELPVGFKYIAEKMIKEKIFIGGEESGGVGFGDFMPERDALYAAMVLLNGIAEKSQYLYETLDEIQEDFGPSFYKRIDIKFPNQSEKNNVKEFIIDNIPENINNHKLKSISKIDGIKLRIDKNFWLLFRFSGTEPLLRLYCEAPKESYLIEVLEWGEEFINLAGK from the coding sequence TTGACAGCTGATAAATTAGATAAGGTAAAATTTGGAACTGATGGGTGGAGAGGAATTATTGGATTTGATTTTAATTTATCCAATCTTTCAAGAGTTGTAGTTGCTGCATCCCAGGAGTTGCATTATCAATACTATAAAGAAGTTAATTCAAAGAAAATTATTATTGGATATGATCGTAGATTTATGGCTTGTGAATTTGCTAAGCAAATAGTGCCTTTTGTAAGAGGATGTGGTTTAGAACCAATCTTATCTGATAGCTTTGTTACAACACCCTCATGTAGTTTCTATGCCAAAGAAGTGGGTTGTCTTGGAGCTTTAGTAATTACAGCAAGTCATAATCCATATAATTGGCTAGGTCTCAAAATAAAGAGCTTTAATGGATGTTCTGTTGACGAATATTTTACAAGTGAAGTTGAAAAAAGATTAATGCTTGGAAATTTAATTGAAAAAATAGATGGTGTTAATCAATTGGTAGATATTAAGAAATTTCATTTAGATAGAATTAAATCCCTTTTTGATATTGACTTTATTTCCAATAGATTGAAAAAAATGAAATTGAGAATTTTTGTAGATTCTATGCATGGTTCTGCTGCAAATTGTATGGATGAGATTTTTGCTTCTAATGATTTAGAAGTTATTTCAGAAATTAGGAAAGATGCCGATCCTTTTTTTGGAGGAAAACCTCCTGAACCTCTTTTGAATTATGCAGATGATTTAAAACAAACACTAATGAAAAATTCAACAAATGAAGTGAAAACTTTAGGAATTATATTTGATGGTGATGGTGATAGAATTGCGGCAATTGATGAAAAAGGAAGATACTGTAGTACTCAAGATTTACTCCCATACTTTATTAGCTATTTGGGCGAAATTAAAAATAATTCTTATCCAGTTTTAAAGACTGTTAGTGGTTCAGATATTATAAAAAATATATCAGAGAGTCAAAATAGAGATGTTTTTGAACTTCCAGTTGGCTTTAAATATATTGCTGAAAAAATGATTAAAGAAAAAATATTTATTGGAGGAGAGGAATCTGGTGGAGTTGGTTTTGGTGACTTTATGCCTGAAAGAGATGCTCTATATGCAGCGATGGTTTTATTAAATGGAATTGCTGAAAAATCTCAATATTTATATGAAACCTTAGATGAAATTCAAGAAGATTTTGGGCCAAGTTTTTATAAAAGAATTGATATTAAATTTCCAAATCAGTCAGAAAAAAATAACGTAAAAGAATTTATCATAGATAATATTCCTGAGAATATTAATAATCACAAGTTAAAAAGTATCTCAAAGATTGATGGAATAAAGTTGAGAATTGATAAAAATTTTTGGCTTCTTTTTAGGTTTTCAGGAACGGAACCTCTTTTAAGGTTATATTGTGAAGCACCAAAAGAATCTTATCTAATTGAGGTATTAGAGTGGGGTGAAGAATTTATAAATTTGGCAGGAAAATAA
- a CDS encoding DegT/DnrJ/EryC1/StrS family aminotransferase, with protein sequence MQIPPFTLNRQFQEIGSEIESEVSKVLKGGQYIGGQEIAKFEESFSSLIGVANTIGCNSGTDALVLALRALDIGVGDEVITSSFSFFATAEAISAVGANPVLVDIDPETYLINTELIEQEINSNTKAIMPVHLFGNAVNMTLIKSLAKKYDLKVIEDCAQATCTMWETSKVGSIGDIGCFSFFPTKNLGAAGDGGAVTTSDQKIAKKIRELAVHGSPIRYHHTQIGYNSRLDTIQAAILNIKIKYISKWINNRQKIANNYLDLLEKNPFISFPKISSDSISHSWNQFVIKLRNDKYFLNEDFSNLFDTDCKKYYSLRNLVKQQLFEKGINSIIYYPIPIHAQIAYKNKNFSRTKLINTERICTEVLSLPMFPEISYEEQVYVAENLNKVLKNCIEEIQISA encoded by the coding sequence ATGCAGATACCTCCATTTACTTTAAATAGGCAGTTCCAAGAAATTGGCTCTGAAATTGAGAGTGAGGTTTCTAAAGTTTTAAAAGGGGGCCAGTATATTGGAGGACAAGAAATTGCCAAATTTGAGGAGAGTTTTTCAAGTCTGATTGGTGTTGCAAATACTATTGGATGTAATAGTGGAACTGATGCTTTAGTATTAGCTTTGCGCGCATTAGATATTGGTGTAGGTGATGAAGTTATTACTTCATCTTTTAGCTTTTTTGCAACTGCAGAGGCTATTAGTGCAGTTGGTGCTAATCCTGTTTTGGTAGATATAGATCCAGAAACTTATCTCATTAATACTGAACTAATAGAACAAGAAATAAATTCTAATACCAAGGCAATTATGCCAGTTCATCTATTTGGTAATGCAGTGAATATGACCTTAATAAAATCTTTGGCCAAGAAATATGACTTAAAAGTAATCGAAGATTGTGCTCAGGCAACATGCACAATGTGGGAAACTTCTAAAGTTGGTAGTATCGGCGATATAGGCTGTTTTAGCTTTTTCCCTACTAAAAATTTAGGGGCTGCTGGAGATGGTGGAGCAGTAACAACTTCAGATCAGAAGATTGCAAAAAAAATTAGAGAACTGGCTGTTCATGGCAGCCCAATAAGATATCATCATACCCAAATTGGATATAACAGCAGACTTGATACCATTCAAGCTGCCATATTAAACATTAAAATTAAATATATTTCTAAGTGGATTAATAATCGCCAAAAAATTGCTAATAATTACCTTGATTTATTAGAAAAAAATCCATTTATTAGTTTTCCAAAAATTAGCTCTGATTCAATTTCCCATTCTTGGAATCAATTTGTAATCAAATTAAGAAACGATAAATATTTTTTAAATGAAGATTTTTCAAATTTATTTGATACTGATTGCAAAAAATACTATTCCTTAAGGAATTTGGTAAAACAACAACTTTTTGAAAAAGGCATTAATTCAATTATTTATTATCCAATTCCAATACACGCACAAATAGCTTACAAAAATAAAAATTTTTCTAGAACAAAACTTATTAATACAGAGAGAATTTGTACAGAAGTTCTTAGTCTTCCAATGTTTCCTGAAATTTCTTATGAAGAGCAAGTTTATGTAGCAGAAAATTTAAATAAAGTTTTAAAGAATTGTATAGAGGAAATTCAAATTTCAGCATAA
- a CDS encoding folate-binding protein YgfZ → MQDIKKKFWLEKFDCISITGKDARKFLNGITTGNILDSENKVIKTCWLTPNGVLRSLIEIIFFERNLEVIILVGNTNEIIDYFNQIIFPADDVLLSEPFLINRIQEIDESSSWRTHKPIFFKIEDKEFEIYKNKLNLLNPNDLKLWKINQAIPSLEMEINGKNNPLELGLQDLIDFNKGCYLGQETMSKIKNVSSLKQEIRIWKSFESNLNLDVEDKNLYINSAKDISVGKITSFFKSDSQIKGLAMIKRKYLEEGSYFFSEIFGKIIINKSVGSIFL, encoded by the coding sequence ATGCAAGATATTAAAAAAAAGTTTTGGCTTGAAAAATTTGATTGCATTTCTATTACTGGAAAAGATGCCAGAAAATTTTTGAATGGAATAACAACTGGTAATATTCTTGATTCAGAAAATAAAGTTATCAAAACTTGTTGGTTAACTCCAAATGGAGTTCTAAGGTCATTAATTGAAATTATTTTTTTTGAAAGAAACTTAGAAGTAATTATCTTGGTGGGTAACACTAATGAAATAATTGATTACTTTAATCAAATAATTTTTCCAGCGGACGATGTACTTCTAAGTGAACCTTTCTTGATAAATAGAATTCAGGAAATTGATGAATCTAGTTCATGGAGAACTCACAAGCCTATTTTCTTCAAAATAGAAGATAAAGAATTTGAAATATATAAAAATAAACTAAATTTACTAAATCCCAATGATTTAAAACTTTGGAAGATTAATCAGGCAATACCCTCATTAGAAATGGAAATAAACGGAAAAAATAATCCTCTTGAGCTTGGATTGCAAGATCTTATAGATTTTAATAAAGGTTGTTATTTAGGACAAGAAACAATGTCAAAAATAAAAAATGTTTCTTCTTTAAAACAAGAAATAAGAATTTGGAAATCATTTGAATCTAATTTGAATTTAGACGTTGAAGATAAAAATTTATATATAAATTCTGCCAAGGATATTTCTGTAGGCAAAATAACTAGTTTTTTTAAATCAGATTCTCAAATAAAAGGTTTAGCAATGATAAAAAGAAAATATTTAGAGGAAGGAAGTTATTTTTTTTCAGAAATTTTTGGAAAAATTATTATTAATAAATCTGTAGGATCAATTTTTCTTTAA
- the fabI gene encoding enoyl-ACP reductase FabI translates to MLLNLTGKKILVTGIANNRSIAWGIAQQLSKAGAELGITYLPDDKGRFESKVRELTEPLNPSLFLPLDVQNPAQIEEIFKNIKDNWGQIDGLVHCLAFAGRDELIGDYSATTSEGFDRALNISAYSLAPLCKAAKPLFSDGAGVVSLTYLGSERAIPNYNVMGVAKAALEASVRYLSAELGPENQVRVNAISAGPIRTLASSAIGGILDMIHNVEEKAPLRRTVTQTEVGNTAAFLLSDLSSGISGQTIYVDAGYCINGM, encoded by the coding sequence ATGCTTCTAAATCTAACTGGCAAAAAAATTCTTGTTACGGGAATTGCCAACAATCGTTCAATAGCATGGGGTATCGCTCAACAACTTTCAAAAGCTGGCGCAGAACTTGGGATCACATATTTGCCTGATGATAAGGGAAGATTCGAGTCTAAAGTTAGAGAACTAACTGAACCTTTAAACCCATCGTTATTTTTGCCTCTTGATGTTCAAAATCCAGCTCAAATTGAAGAAATCTTTAAAAATATAAAAGACAATTGGGGGCAAATTGACGGATTAGTTCACTGCCTAGCATTTGCAGGACGCGATGAATTGATTGGAGATTATAGTGCTACCACTTCAGAGGGTTTTGATAGGGCTCTTAATATAAGTGCGTATTCGTTAGCACCTTTATGTAAAGCAGCAAAACCACTTTTTAGTGATGGTGCTGGAGTTGTCTCATTAACTTATTTAGGTTCAGAAAGGGCGATTCCTAACTATAACGTGATGGGAGTTGCTAAAGCAGCTTTAGAAGCTTCAGTAAGATATCTTTCTGCAGAACTTGGTCCCGAAAACCAAGTCAGAGTTAACGCAATAAGTGCTGGGCCTATAAGAACACTTGCGAGTTCTGCTATAGGTGGCATTTTAGATATGATTCACAATGTTGAAGAAAAGGCTCCTTTACGCAGAACAGTCACGCAAACAGAAGTAGGTAATACAGCTGCTTTTTTATTAAGTGATCTCTCTAGCGGCATTTCAGGCCAAACAATTTATGTTGATGCGGGTTACTGCATTAATGGAATGTAA
- a CDS encoding carotenoid oxygenase family protein, whose product MTNLQDKKINKFNIFKKEDWSSAYQNVEKELTKEPLKISKGNNIKNLNGTLLRNGPGILERGGQWVHHPFDGDGMITSIKFENGQPFLTNRFVKTKGYLEEEKIDKFIYRGVFGTQKNGGILNNALDLKFKNIANTHVIKLGDKILALWEAAGPHAMDPDSLETIGLTTLKGVLKPNEAFSAHPKTDLNSNASSELLVTFGVQTGPKSTIRLMEFDNAGKNSGELIFDRKDTFNGFAFLHDFAITTNWAIFLQNAIDFNPLPFVMGQRGAAQCLKSNPNKKAKFFIIPRESGLFRGQPPLTIDAPEGFVFHHVNAFEKDSKIVLDSIFYDDFPSVGPDENFRDIDFDKYPEGKLKRSIIDLKTKTCELETFSEQCCEFAVVNPKNLGLKATFSWMASTSKKLGNAPLQAIKKINLTSKEEIFWSAGPSGFVSEPIMVPLENSSKEDEGFLFILLWNGERRGSDLVILDAKDLKELAVYELPISIPHGLHGSWVN is encoded by the coding sequence GTGACTAATTTACAAGATAAAAAAATTAATAAATTTAATATTTTTAAAAAAGAAGATTGGTCAAGTGCTTATCAAAATGTAGAAAAGGAGCTAACTAAAGAGCCTTTAAAAATTAGCAAAGGTAATAATATTAAAAATTTAAATGGAACATTATTAAGAAATGGACCAGGAATATTAGAGAGAGGTGGACAATGGGTTCATCATCCATTTGATGGTGATGGGATGATAACATCCATAAAATTCGAAAATGGCCAGCCATTCTTAACAAATAGATTTGTTAAAACTAAAGGCTATTTGGAAGAAGAAAAAATTGATAAATTTATTTATAGAGGTGTTTTTGGAACACAAAAAAATGGAGGAATTTTAAATAATGCATTAGATCTAAAATTCAAGAATATCGCTAATACACATGTCATTAAATTAGGAGATAAAATTCTGGCATTATGGGAAGCAGCAGGTCCACATGCAATGGATCCTGACAGTCTTGAAACTATTGGTTTAACAACATTAAAAGGAGTACTCAAGCCTAACGAAGCATTCAGTGCTCATCCCAAAACAGACCTAAACTCAAATGCATCTTCAGAACTTTTAGTCACTTTTGGAGTACAAACCGGGCCAAAAAGTACTATTAGATTAATGGAATTTGATAATGCTGGTAAAAATTCTGGAGAGCTCATTTTTGACAGAAAAGATACCTTTAACGGCTTTGCATTCCTTCATGATTTCGCAATTACAACAAATTGGGCAATATTTTTACAGAATGCTATTGATTTCAATCCTCTTCCATTTGTAATGGGTCAAAGAGGAGCCGCACAATGTCTAAAGTCAAACCCAAATAAAAAGGCAAAGTTTTTTATCATCCCCAGAGAAAGTGGATTATTTAGAGGACAGCCTCCTTTAACAATAGATGCTCCAGAAGGATTCGTTTTTCATCATGTAAACGCATTTGAAAAAGATTCCAAAATCGTATTAGATAGTATTTTTTATGATGATTTCCCATCAGTTGGTCCAGACGAGAATTTTAGGGATATTGACTTTGATAAATATCCAGAAGGAAAACTGAAAAGATCAATTATCGATCTAAAGACAAAAACTTGTGAACTTGAAACTTTCAGTGAACAATGCTGTGAATTTGCTGTAGTTAATCCTAAAAACTTAGGATTAAAAGCAACTTTTAGTTGGATGGCAAGCACTTCTAAAAAGCTGGGGAACGCTCCACTTCAAGCAATAAAAAAAATAAATTTAACTTCTAAGGAAGAGATTTTTTGGTCAGCAGGTCCAAGTGGATTTGTTAGTGAACCAATTATGGTGCCATTAGAAAACTCTTCAAAAGAAGATGAGGGATTTTTATTTATACTTCTATGGAACGGAGAAAGAAGAGGAAGCGATTTAGTGATACTAGACGCAAAAGACTTAAAAGAATTAGCTGTTTATGAATTACCCATTTCAATTCCTCATGGCCTTCATGGATCTTGGGTTAATTGA